A genomic region of Streptosporangium lutulentum contains the following coding sequences:
- a CDS encoding LacI family DNA-binding transcriptional regulator, whose translation MPASPRRATLATVAASAGVSVATVSKVLNGRGDVSPVTRSRVESLLEQHDYVALPQRRRGDAAVLDTIEVELDDDLNAYSTEIIQGAVRAGAEVDAAIVVSIRTDADRAGAWARGLATAGRRALVAVTSELTAEQLTALSRVRLPLVVIDPLNLPQTRGVTSVGSTNFAGGLAATQHLLALGHRRIAYLGGPATAACNQARLHGYRAAMEAAGAAVLPGYVRAGHFHYQDGVTGGAVLFDLPEAPTAIFAGCDDIAFGVLEAARARGLRVPEDLSIVGFDDTQVARMASPPLTTVRQPLREMGGVAVRTALRLAAGERVDSHHVELATELVVRGSTAPAPPEGSPRPPLTRHAVG comes from the coding sequence ATGCCGGCCAGTCCTAGACGGGCCACGCTGGCCACGGTCGCGGCCTCGGCGGGCGTGTCGGTCGCGACCGTGTCGAAGGTGCTCAACGGCCGAGGCGACGTCTCCCCGGTGACGCGCTCCCGCGTGGAGTCGTTGCTGGAGCAGCACGACTACGTCGCGCTGCCGCAGCGCCGGCGGGGCGACGCGGCCGTGCTGGACACGATCGAGGTGGAGCTCGACGACGATCTCAACGCGTACTCGACCGAGATCATCCAGGGCGCCGTACGAGCCGGGGCCGAGGTCGACGCGGCGATCGTGGTGAGCATCCGGACCGACGCCGACCGCGCCGGAGCCTGGGCGCGCGGCCTGGCCACCGCCGGACGGCGGGCCCTGGTCGCCGTCACCAGCGAGTTGACCGCCGAGCAGCTCACCGCCCTGTCCCGCGTACGGTTGCCCCTGGTCGTGATCGACCCGCTGAACCTGCCGCAGACCAGGGGGGTCACCAGCGTCGGCTCGACGAACTTCGCCGGGGGCCTGGCCGCGACGCAGCACCTGCTCGCGCTCGGGCACCGGCGCATCGCCTATCTCGGCGGCCCGGCCACGGCCGCCTGCAACCAGGCCCGGCTACACGGTTACCGCGCCGCCATGGAGGCCGCGGGCGCCGCGGTTCTCCCGGGTTACGTACGGGCGGGGCATTTCCACTACCAGGACGGGGTGACGGGCGGCGCGGTCCTGTTCGACCTGCCCGAGGCTCCCACGGCCATCTTCGCCGGCTGCGACGACATCGCGTTCGGCGTGCTGGAGGCGGCCAGGGCGCGAGGGTTGCGCGTGCCCGAGGACCTCAGCATCGTCGGCTTCGACGACACCCAGGTCGCCCGCATGGCCTCGCCCCCGCTGACCACCGTACGCCAGCCGCTGCGAGAGATGGGCGGCGTCGCCGTGCGCACGGCGCTGCGCCTGGCGGCAGGCGAGCGGGTCGACTCCCACCACGTCGAACTCGCCACCGAACTGGTGGTGCGCGGCTCCACCGCCCCCGCCCCGCCCGAGGGCTCCCCCCGGCCGCCGCTGACCCGCCACGCGGTCGGCTGA
- a CDS encoding glycoside hydrolase family 3 N-terminal domain-containing protein, with product MTALDGTSSADRVLRPWQDPALPVADRVEALLEEMTLEEKVGQLGSRWLGNAMEADQGGEPEEETEGTANVAPMQDVFAASGNVPLEEAARHGLGHLTRVFGSAPLTAAEGAAEVVRLQSEVVKLSRLGIPALVHEECLTGFTTFGATVYPAAIAWGATFDPDLVERMAAAIGRDMRAVGVHQGLSPVLDVVRDYRWGRVEETMGEDPYLVAMLGAAYVRGLERTGIIATLKHLAGYSASRAARNHGPVSMGRRELMDMILPTFETALVEGGARSVMNSYSDLDGVPAAADPWLLTDLLRDEWGFTGTVVSDYWAIPFLATMHQVAADTDEAGVQALTAGVDVELPDTVGFGRHLVERVRRGELPESLVDRAARRLLTQKVQLGLLDPDWTPEKSVAGAEAVDLDSPSNRALARELAERSIVLLDAGTALPLLGEGRPEPRRVAVVGPCADDPHTFMGCYAFPNHVLPRHPGLGLGVAAPSLLDALRAELPDAELIHEPGCDVRGDDRSGFAAALQAARESDLCVVVVGDLAGMFGLGTSGEGCDAEDLRLPGVQEDLLVELAATGTPVVVVVVSGRPYALGAVSGTAAALVQAFMPGEEGGAAIAGVLSGRVQPSGKLPVQIPRGPGGQPGTYLQPPLGSNSHGISNLDPTPLFPFGHGSSYTTFAIDSLRISDAEVPTDGEFTVSVRVRNTGGRAGEEVVQLFLHDVVAQVTRPVRQLTGFARVRLEPGASALATFTVPADRTSFTGRDLRRVVEPGDLEVLVGTSASALPCQGHIRLTGPLRHVGPGRRLVTRVNVEPAPGSYRTHQGGTDAGQS from the coding sequence ATGACGGCGCTAGATGGGACCTCCTCGGCGGACCGGGTCCTCCGTCCATGGCAGGACCCGGCACTCCCCGTGGCCGACCGGGTCGAGGCCCTCCTTGAGGAGATGACCCTGGAGGAGAAGGTCGGCCAGCTCGGCAGCCGGTGGCTCGGCAACGCCATGGAGGCCGACCAGGGCGGGGAGCCCGAGGAGGAGACGGAGGGCACGGCGAACGTGGCTCCGATGCAGGACGTCTTCGCGGCCTCGGGGAACGTGCCCCTTGAGGAGGCGGCCCGTCACGGGCTCGGCCATCTGACGCGGGTGTTCGGCAGCGCTCCGCTGACCGCGGCGGAGGGCGCCGCGGAGGTGGTACGGCTGCAGTCCGAGGTGGTGAAGCTCTCCCGGCTCGGCATCCCGGCGCTGGTCCACGAGGAGTGCCTGACCGGTTTCACCACCTTCGGCGCGACCGTCTATCCGGCGGCCATCGCCTGGGGTGCGACGTTCGACCCGGATCTGGTGGAGCGGATGGCCGCGGCCATCGGGCGGGACATGCGCGCGGTGGGCGTCCACCAGGGCCTGTCGCCGGTGCTGGACGTGGTGCGCGACTACCGCTGGGGCCGGGTCGAGGAGACCATGGGCGAAGATCCGTACCTCGTCGCGATGCTCGGCGCGGCCTACGTGCGCGGCCTTGAGCGCACGGGGATCATCGCCACGCTCAAGCACCTCGCCGGCTACTCCGCCTCCCGGGCGGCCCGCAACCACGGCCCGGTGTCGATGGGCCGGCGCGAGCTGATGGACATGATCCTGCCGACCTTCGAGACCGCCCTCGTCGAGGGCGGCGCGCGTTCGGTCATGAACTCGTACTCCGACCTGGACGGGGTTCCCGCCGCGGCCGACCCGTGGCTGCTGACCGACCTGCTGCGCGACGAGTGGGGGTTCACCGGGACGGTGGTGTCGGACTACTGGGCGATCCCGTTCCTCGCGACGATGCACCAGGTCGCCGCGGACACCGACGAGGCCGGGGTGCAGGCGCTGACCGCGGGCGTCGACGTCGAGCTGCCCGACACGGTCGGCTTCGGCCGGCACCTCGTCGAGCGGGTACGGCGGGGCGAGCTGCCGGAGTCCCTGGTCGACCGGGCCGCCCGGCGCCTGCTCACGCAGAAGGTGCAGCTCGGGCTGCTGGACCCGGACTGGACGCCGGAGAAGTCGGTGGCCGGGGCGGAAGCCGTGGACCTGGACTCGCCGTCCAACCGGGCACTGGCCCGTGAGCTGGCCGAGCGGTCGATCGTGCTGCTCGACGCGGGCACCGCGCTGCCGTTGCTCGGCGAGGGGCGTCCGGAGCCGCGCCGGGTGGCCGTGGTCGGCCCTTGCGCCGACGACCCGCACACGTTCATGGGCTGCTACGCCTTCCCCAACCACGTGCTGCCCCGTCATCCGGGGCTCGGGCTCGGAGTGGCCGCGCCCAGCCTGCTCGACGCGCTGCGGGCCGAGCTGCCCGACGCCGAGCTGATCCACGAGCCGGGCTGCGACGTGCGCGGCGACGACCGCTCCGGCTTCGCCGCCGCGCTCCAGGCGGCCCGCGAGTCCGACCTGTGCGTGGTCGTCGTCGGCGACCTGGCGGGGATGTTCGGGCTGGGCACGTCGGGCGAGGGCTGCGACGCCGAGGACCTGAGGCTGCCCGGCGTGCAGGAGGACCTGCTGGTCGAGCTGGCCGCCACCGGCACGCCGGTCGTGGTGGTCGTCGTCTCGGGCCGCCCGTACGCGCTGGGAGCCGTGTCCGGAACGGCCGCCGCGCTCGTCCAGGCGTTCATGCCCGGCGAGGAGGGCGGGGCGGCCATCGCCGGGGTCCTGTCCGGCAGGGTGCAGCCCAGCGGGAAGCTGCCGGTGCAGATCCCGCGCGGCCCGGGCGGGCAGCCGGGCACCTACCTGCAGCCGCCGCTGGGCTCCAACAGCCACGGCATCAGCAACCTCGACCCGACCCCGCTGTTCCCGTTCGGGCACGGTTCCTCGTACACCACCTTCGCGATCGACTCCTTGAGGATCAGCGACGCCGAGGTGCCCACCGACGGCGAGTTCACCGTGTCGGTGCGCGTGCGCAACACCGGGGGCCGGGCGGGCGAGGAGGTCGTCCAGCTCTTCCTGCACGATGTGGTCGCCCAGGTCACCCGGCCGGTGCGGCAGCTCACCGGGTTCGCCCGGGTGCGGCTGGAGCCCGGCGCGAGCGCCCTGGCGACCTTCACGGTGCCCGCCGACCGGACCTCGTTCACCGGGCGCGACCTGAGGCGCGTCGTCGAGCCGGGCGACCTCGAGGTGCTCGTGGGCACGTCGGCGTCCGCTCTGCCCTGCCAGGGCCACATACGATTGACCGGCCCGCTGCGTCACGTCGGTCCGGGCCGACGACTGGTCACCCGCGTGAATGTGGAACCGGCACCGGGCTCTTACCGAACACATCAGGGAGGAACAGATGCCGGCCAGTCCTAG
- a CDS encoding extracellular solute-binding protein, producing MESKTPSRRTFLSLSMGIPLGAALAACGTSGPTPAGGGASASGGNAANKASYWFLSVQPQEGVRTRAVERFNKANPNEQIAFTAMQNDAYKTKIKTAIGAGQAPTIIWGWGGGTLRTYVQAGQVEDLTPWFEQNPAVKDRLFASSFGAATIDGKIYAMPAETMQPIVLYYNKKIFDQVGVQPPESWGDIMALVPKFNAAGIAPFSLGGQSRWTNMMWLEFLFDRIGGPEVFQAVFDAKKDAWSHPAALDALTKLQDLVKADGFIKGFSSITADSNADQALLYTGKAAMMLHGGWTYGGMKTDGGDFVSGGHLGYMNFPPVEGGKGDPSNTVGNPGQYLSISSKATPEQKEVAKKFFATAVLNDEDVKEWAGTGAVPIVNGADSAFAASEDADFLKFVYGIASNAKAFAQSWDQALSPAAAEVLLDNIAKLFQLSITPEQFASNMNAVIGS from the coding sequence GTGGAGTCAAAGACACCATCTCGCCGCACCTTCCTCAGCCTCTCCATGGGCATTCCCCTGGGAGCCGCGCTGGCGGCCTGCGGCACTTCCGGTCCCACCCCGGCAGGGGGCGGGGCCAGTGCGAGCGGCGGGAACGCCGCGAACAAGGCCAGCTACTGGTTCCTTTCGGTCCAGCCGCAGGAAGGCGTGCGCACCAGGGCCGTGGAGCGGTTCAACAAGGCCAACCCCAACGAGCAGATCGCTTTCACGGCCATGCAGAACGACGCGTACAAGACGAAGATCAAGACGGCGATCGGAGCGGGCCAGGCCCCCACCATCATCTGGGGCTGGGGCGGCGGGACCCTGCGCACGTACGTGCAGGCCGGCCAGGTGGAGGACCTCACCCCCTGGTTCGAGCAGAACCCCGCCGTGAAGGACCGGCTGTTCGCCTCCTCCTTCGGGGCGGCCACGATCGACGGCAAGATCTACGCGATGCCGGCCGAGACCATGCAGCCCATCGTCCTATACTACAACAAGAAGATCTTCGACCAGGTGGGCGTGCAGCCGCCGGAGTCGTGGGGCGACATCATGGCCCTGGTCCCCAAGTTCAACGCCGCCGGCATCGCCCCGTTCTCCCTCGGCGGCCAGTCCCGCTGGACGAACATGATGTGGCTGGAGTTCCTCTTCGACCGCATCGGCGGCCCCGAGGTGTTCCAGGCCGTGTTCGACGCCAAGAAGGACGCCTGGTCCCACCCCGCCGCCCTCGACGCCCTGACCAAGCTGCAGGACCTCGTCAAGGCGGACGGGTTCATCAAGGGCTTCTCCTCGATCACGGCCGACTCCAACGCCGACCAGGCCCTGCTGTACACCGGCAAGGCCGCGATGATGCTGCACGGCGGCTGGACGTACGGCGGCATGAAGACCGACGGCGGTGACTTCGTCTCCGGCGGCCACCTCGGCTACATGAACTTCCCGCCGGTCGAGGGCGGCAAGGGCGACCCCAGCAACACCGTCGGCAACCCCGGCCAGTACCTGTCGATCTCCTCCAAGGCGACCCCCGAGCAGAAGGAGGTCGCCAAGAAGTTCTTCGCCACCGCCGTGCTCAACGATGAGGACGTCAAGGAGTGGGCCGGCACGGGCGCGGTGCCGATCGTCAACGGCGCCGACAGCGCGTTCGCCGCCTCCGAGGACGCGGACTTCCTGAAGTTCGTCTACGGCATCGCCAGCAACGCCAAGGCGTTCGCCCAGTCCTGGGACCAGGCGCTCAGCCCCGCCGCGGCCGAGGTGCTGCTGGACAACATCGCCAAGCTGTTCCAGCTGTCGATCACACCGGAGCAGTTCGCGTCCAACATGAACGCGGTCATCGGCAGTTGA